The sequence TGTAGCAATGACTAATATATAGTCAAGGCGCATTGGAGCAGAGATATGAGTCAGCCTTTCATCAAAGCGTTCTTCGACGAGCCAACCAACACGATCAGCTACCTGGTAGCTGATCCAGTCACCCGCGTGGCGGCGGTGCTGGACCCGGTGCTGGATTTCGACCTTGCGAGCGGCGTGGCCGACACGCATTCAGCCCAGAGCATTCTTGCTTTTGCCCGAGAGCAAGACTGTCGCATCGCCATGGTGCTGGAAACGCATGCCCACGCCGATCACCTGTCGGCGGCGCCGTTCATCAAGGCCCACACTGGGGCGTGGATCGGCATCGGCGTGCATATCCGTGACGTTCAGCGCATTTTCCGGCCCGTTTTCGCAATGACCGATCTGAAGACCGACGGTTCGGACTTCGACCGCCTGTTCGGCGATGGTGACCGCTTCTTGATTGGTGAAATGGAGGTCGAGGTTCTGCATGTTCCGGGTCATACGCCTGCGGATGTGGCCTACCGGATCGGCGATGCGGCCTTCGTCGGGGACACCTTGTTCATGCCCGACTATGGCACCGCGCGGGCTGATTTCCCCGGCGGCGACGCACGGACGCTTTACCGTTCGATCCGCCGGTTGCTATCCCTGCCGGACGAAACGCGGCTGTTCATGTGTCACGACTACAAGGCGCCGGGGCGTGACGACTATTGCTGGGAAACGACCGTGGGCGAGCAACGCAAGCACAGCGTTCATGTCAGCGAGAGCGTTTCCGAGGATGAATTCGTGGCGATGCGTGAGAGCCGCGATGCTGGCCTTTCCGTGCCGAAGCTTCTGCTTCCCTCCATCCAGGTCAACATCAAGGCCGGCAAATTTGCCGAGGCTGAAGCGAACGGCGTGACGTATTTGCGCATCCCCGTGAAATGGCAGGCAGTATAATCCGGCACCGGATCACGGCGAGGCCCAACGGTATGGGGTTGCACGTCGGGCAAAAGAAAAGGGCGCCGTCACCGGCGCCCTTTTCCGCATCCTCTCCAAGATGCTTGGTGTAGACCGGGCCCTTATCTGGACCCTTGCCCAATGTTATTCGGGGCCACCACGTCCTTCGGACGGGTTGTTGCTGGCATAGACCTTGTCGCTGTTGCCCTGCATGTAGGGCACCGGGTTGACGGCTTCACCGGCAACGCGGACTTCGTAATGCAGGTGCGGGCCGGTCGACCGGCCGGTCGAGCCGACGTAGCCGATGATGTCGCCCTTGCGGACCTGCTGCCCTTCGGCAACGGCGACGCGCGACATGTGGCCGTAACGGGTTTCCATCGCGCCGCCGTGGTCGAGCGAAACGAACAGGCCGTAGCCGCCGAACCAGTCAGCCTTTTCAACGACGCCATCAGCGCTGGCGCGGATCGGGGTGCCGGTGGCGGCAGCAAGGTCGATGCCCTTGTGCGCGCGGCGTCCGCCGAGAACGGGGTGGACGCGCATGCCATAACCGCTGGTCAAGTGCGAAACGAAGACGGGTGCCAGCGACGGGATCGAGACGCCAGCGCGGCGGATCGTCGTGGGCTTGGCGGCCGAGGGAAGGATGCCGTTGTCGAGCTGCTGCCAGCTGGCGAAGAGACGGCGAAATTCTTCGTCACCACGGTCAGCCGAGACGCCTGCCTTGGCAGCTTCGGCAGCGCGAAGCGGGGCGGCGATGTCGGCAGAAGCAGCACTGTTGGCCAGCGCCGGAGCGGCAGAAGAGAAGAAGGCAACGGCAGCGAAGGCACCGAGAGCAGTCTTGAAGGTT is a genomic window of Novosphingobium sp. MMS21-SN21R containing:
- a CDS encoding MBL fold metallo-hydrolase, which translates into the protein MSQPFIKAFFDEPTNTISYLVADPVTRVAAVLDPVLDFDLASGVADTHSAQSILAFAREQDCRIAMVLETHAHADHLSAAPFIKAHTGAWIGIGVHIRDVQRIFRPVFAMTDLKTDGSDFDRLFGDGDRFLIGEMEVEVLHVPGHTPADVAYRIGDAAFVGDTLFMPDYGTARADFPGGDARTLYRSIRRLLSLPDETRLFMCHDYKAPGRDDYCWETTVGEQRKHSVHVSESVSEDEFVAMRESRDAGLSVPKLLLPSIQVNIKAGKFAEAEANGVTYLRIPVKWQAV
- a CDS encoding M23 family metallopeptidase → MLFNSKTFKTALGAFAAVAFFSSAAPALANSAASADIAAPLRAAEAAKAGVSADRGDEEFRRLFASWQQLDNGILPSAAKPTTIRRAGVSIPSLAPVFVSHLTSGYGMRVHPVLGGRRAHKGIDLAAATGTPIRASADGVVEKADWFGGYGLFVSLDHGGAMETRYGHMSRVAVAEGQQVRKGDIIGYVGSTGRSTGPHLHYEVRVAGEAVNPVPYMQGNSDKVYASNNPSEGRGGPE